In Novipirellula caenicola, a single genomic region encodes these proteins:
- a CDS encoding rod-binding protein, with product MNIPSTSPLASSASSFDQHAISKQPEAPVNETQEAFTEFVGQTLFGSMLDSMRKTVGKPAYMHGGRTEEVFQQQMDQLIVEDLTEASASSIADPMYQLFQMSRSA from the coding sequence ATGAACATCCCATCGACATCCCCCTTGGCGTCATCCGCTTCGTCGTTTGATCAACACGCGATATCCAAACAGCCCGAGGCTCCTGTCAACGAGACCCAAGAAGCGTTCACCGAGTTTGTCGGTCAAACGCTGTTTGGCAGCATGCTCGATTCAATGCGGAAAACCGTGGGCAAGCCTGCCTACATGCACGGCGGCCGGACCGAGGAAGTGTTCCAACAGCAGATGGATCAATTGATTGTCGAGGATTTGACCGAAGCCTCGGCAAGCTCGATTGCCGATCCGATGTACCAATTATTTCAAATGAGCCGTAGCGCGTAG
- a CDS encoding GNAT family N-acetyltransferase, which translates to MSTSTESSAATPATFPRSALATDDHQVHESPSIENVANTLLMRSAPTVSPSTDLLVDCVPFSHLDEADLQDWERLRGSRAEFASPFFSPSFAAATDTARGGDVEIARIRRGDQLVGLWAFHRIRGVAWPVGRCFNDAHNIIASNTVAIDWRWLLKELNLKAFHFHSLVGPADGLAEQDCFETIAAFSLQLGDDSPAALRRLEQVHTTLKKQHQKTRKMARELGEISLELDCRDADLLDRTIQLKREQYLRTKPLDVFASPWSHVMLRHLFDKPRCGAYGMLSVLRAGDHLVAAHYGVREGDLLHYWFPVYDPRFAIYSPGTALFKSIVHSATNYGIRTIDMGYGEPTYKRKQTDTQSRVLYGVTSPSTPYHAWHRLQHQTHQLARHLPFKQRVKKWMRTIGPLSPPSPLS; encoded by the coding sequence GTGTCGACGTCTACTGAATCCTCTGCCGCAACCCCTGCTACGTTCCCTAGGTCCGCTTTGGCCACCGATGATCATCAAGTCCATGAATCTCCCTCGATCGAAAACGTTGCAAACACCCTGTTGATGCGTTCAGCTCCCACCGTCTCCCCCTCCACAGACCTGCTAGTTGATTGCGTCCCCTTTTCCCATTTGGACGAGGCGGATCTGCAAGATTGGGAGCGTTTGCGCGGCTCACGTGCTGAATTTGCTAGCCCATTTTTCTCGCCTTCGTTCGCGGCAGCCACGGATACAGCACGGGGTGGCGATGTGGAAATCGCCCGCATCCGCCGCGGCGATCAATTGGTCGGATTGTGGGCGTTTCACCGAATTCGCGGCGTTGCCTGGCCGGTCGGTCGCTGCTTCAACGACGCGCACAACATTATCGCATCTAATACTGTGGCAATCGATTGGCGGTGGTTGTTAAAAGAATTGAATCTAAAGGCGTTCCATTTCCATTCGCTTGTCGGTCCTGCCGACGGGTTGGCCGAGCAAGATTGCTTTGAAACGATTGCGGCGTTCTCGTTGCAGTTGGGCGATGATTCGCCGGCGGCGCTTCGCCGTTTGGAACAGGTCCACACGACGCTAAAAAAACAGCATCAGAAAACGCGAAAAATGGCACGCGAGCTGGGGGAAATCTCGCTCGAACTTGATTGTCGCGACGCCGATCTGCTTGACCGCACGATCCAGCTGAAACGAGAACAATACCTCCGCACCAAGCCACTTGATGTGTTTGCCTCGCCCTGGTCCCACGTCATGCTGCGTCATTTGTTCGACAAACCACGCTGCGGAGCGTATGGGATGTTGTCGGTCCTGCGAGCGGGCGATCACTTGGTGGCAGCCCATTACGGCGTTCGCGAAGGCGACCTGCTGCATTATTGGTTTCCTGTGTACGACCCTCGCTTTGCGATCTACTCGCCAGGCACCGCGTTGTTCAAGAGCATCGTGCATAGCGCAACCAACTACGGCATCCGCACGATCGACATGGGATACGGCGAACCCACGTACAAACGCAAACAAACCGACACCCAAAGTCGTGTTTTGTATGGGGTCACCTCACCATCGACCCCCTATCACGCGTGGCATCGGCTGCAGCATCAAACCCATCAATTAGCTCGCCACCTGCCATTCAAACAGCGAGTCAAAAAGTGGATGCGGACCATCGGCCCGCTTTCCCCGCCATCGCCCTTGTCGTAA